A single region of the Candidatus Protochlamydia amoebophila UWE25 genome encodes:
- a CDS encoding helix-turn-helix domain-containing protein, with product MSQNKTDDKKVVSITEAAKLNKVTRQAIYVAIKLNKLKATKETTRWTISLEDLEDYRRQKYSRTKSTFNGELLFDNLKGYYSVNQVAELLSVPAQKIYYATRIGLLKAERKGAAWVIHSDSMKEYQEKFMQKKNRRQAS from the coding sequence ATGTCTCAGAATAAAACTGATGATAAAAAAGTAGTTTCAATTACAGAAGCTGCTAAATTAAATAAAGTAACAAGACAAGCTATTTATGTTGCCATTAAATTAAATAAATTAAAAGCTACTAAAGAGACAACTCGTTGGACAATTAGCTTAGAAGATTTAGAAGATTACCGTCGTCAAAAATATTCTAGAACGAAATCTACTTTTAACGGTGAATTATTATTTGATAATCTAAAAGGATATTATTCTGTTAATCAAGTAGCGGAATTGTTAAGTGTCCCTGCACAAAAAATTTATTACGCGACTCGTATTGGTTTGCTGAAAGCAGAGCGAAAAGGGGCTGCATGGGTTATTCATTCTGATAGTATGAAAGAATATCAAGAAAAATTCATGCAGAAAAAAAATCGTCGTCAAGCTAGCTGA
- the gltX gene encoding glutamate--tRNA ligase yields the protein MSVRVRIAPSPTGDPHVGTAYMALFNMIFARHYNGTFILRIEDTDRARSRPEYEENIYSALKWANIQWDEGPDIGGAYGPYRQSERFDIYKQYAEELLSKGKAYKCFCTAAELDEMRELSAKQGGRQGYDRRCRHLTPDEIIEREQAELSYVIRLKVPLNGECVYEDAIKKRMTFPWADIDDQVLLKSDGFPTYHLANVVDDYLMKISHVIRGDEWMSSTPKHILLYESFGWTPPTFLHMPLLLGKDGKKLSKRKNPTSIFFYRDSGYLSEAFINFLTLMGYSMTGDQEIYSLDDIIREFDYKRIGVSGAIFDVQKLDWVNQQYLIKNIPVEQLWDRIKEWSFNDEFMQRLMPLCHSRIKTFGDFMDLFNFLFINHLHYNDAIFVVKDLSKEQICYLIQSLIWRLDELENWNGTGVNQASREIAEIFGVNHKKIVMPILFASLMSKTQGPPLFDSVNLLGKDRTRARLLKAMEYLGGISNKKMASLKKAWQEKSGQPLMIKD from the coding sequence ATGTCAGTTCGCGTGCGCATTGCGCCTTCTCCAACAGGTGATCCCCACGTTGGAACAGCCTATATGGCTTTGTTTAATATGATTTTTGCACGTCATTACAATGGAACATTTATTCTTCGTATTGAAGATACAGATCGGGCTCGTAGCCGACCAGAATATGAAGAAAATATTTATTCAGCCCTCAAATGGGCAAATATCCAATGGGATGAAGGCCCTGATATTGGGGGTGCTTATGGTCCTTACCGACAATCAGAAAGATTTGATATTTATAAACAATATGCTGAAGAACTTTTATCTAAAGGGAAAGCCTATAAATGTTTTTGCACTGCTGCTGAACTTGATGAAATGAGAGAATTGAGCGCTAAACAGGGTGGAAGACAAGGTTATGATAGACGTTGCAGACACCTGACTCCTGATGAGATAATTGAGAGAGAGCAAGCCGAGCTTTCGTATGTTATTCGTTTAAAAGTCCCTTTAAACGGTGAATGTGTTTATGAAGATGCGATTAAAAAACGAATGACCTTTCCTTGGGCTGATATAGACGATCAAGTTCTTCTCAAATCAGATGGTTTTCCCACCTACCACCTGGCAAACGTTGTCGATGATTATCTTATGAAAATTTCTCATGTGATTCGAGGCGATGAATGGATGAGTTCTACTCCAAAGCACATCTTGCTATATGAATCCTTTGGATGGACTCCTCCAACGTTCTTGCATATGCCTCTTTTATTAGGTAAAGATGGTAAAAAATTGTCTAAACGAAAAAATCCGACTTCCATTTTTTTTTATAGAGATAGCGGTTATTTATCCGAAGCTTTCATCAATTTCTTAACATTGATGGGCTATAGTATGACTGGCGATCAAGAAATTTATAGCTTAGATGACATTATACGAGAATTTGATTACAAGCGGATTGGCGTCTCCGGAGCTATTTTTGATGTGCAGAAGTTAGACTGGGTGAACCAACAGTACCTCATTAAAAATATTCCTGTTGAGCAACTTTGGGATAGGATCAAAGAATGGAGCTTTAACGATGAATTTATGCAACGCCTAATGCCTCTTTGCCATTCTCGCATTAAAACTTTTGGCGATTTTATGGATCTGTTTAACTTTTTATTCATCAATCATCTTCATTATAATGATGCGATATTTGTCGTTAAAGATCTATCTAAAGAACAAATTTGCTACTTGATTCAATCTTTAATTTGGCGTTTGGATGAATTAGAAAATTGGAACGGAACAGGTGTTAATCAAGCTTCCAGAGAGATTGCAGAAATATTTGGAGTCAATCATAAGAAAATTGTCATGCCAATTCTCTTTGCTAGTTTGATGAGTAAAACACAAGGTCCTCCTCTCTTTGATTCCGTCAACCTTTTAGGGAAAGATCGTACACGTGCGCGACTGCTTAAAGCGATGGAATATTTAGGAGGAATTTCAAATAAAAAAATGGCCAGCCTCAAAAAGGCCTGGCAAGAAAAAAGCGGTCAACCGCTCATGATCAAGGATTAA
- a CDS encoding S41 family peptidase — translation MYKFLICLICLTTFVLEAKSPDLSPKEVTFKANEIMKAHASQKQLSPTLTRRILNNYLENLDPNKTYFIESDIYEWTHPTDELLTNIIDDYNNSNFSTFESIHTALIKAILKRRQLENKIDYQSLPKNVRAEEFKDIPWVQTEEELIERLKRIRALQIETAAKLNDHMKENALQRIGKRQAKYEEEALNPKEQEKQPLILSNVLKATASALDAHTAYFTPGEAAQFMINVQQRLFGIGAQLRDDINGFTVIKIIEGGPAALGKELKLKDRIVAVNGEPVVGMDITDAVDLIRGEEHTPVILTVIRETTSTAGEKTEEKLDVTILRGEVILKESRFKSSYEPYGNGIIGYLKLYSFYQDRDSSSATDLEEEINKLKKNQNMFGLILDLRYNSGGLLSQAVAVTSLFITKGIVVSIKDENGKIQHLRDLDGTSTWDGPLIILVNRMSASASEIVAQTLQDYGRAIIVGDDHTYGKGSYQTFTLTTTEHEQVNPQGEYKVTRGRYYTVSGKTPQLSGVLSDIPIPGVLSESEIGEKYTKYPLENDHIKANFDDDLSDVPFLQRDKIRKLYKFGLQEKLDTYHPYFEVLKKNSSKRLENDPNYQNMLKEIRKKENSDIESMEDFGQNDLQLEEAYKIMKDLLIMMQEKGIPLISSKL, via the coding sequence ATGTACAAATTTTTAATTTGTTTAATTTGTTTAACAACTTTTGTTTTGGAAGCCAAATCACCTGATTTGAGTCCTAAGGAAGTCACGTTTAAAGCAAACGAAATTATGAAAGCTCATGCTTCGCAAAAACAACTTTCCCCCACTCTTACTCGTCGAATTTTAAATAACTATTTAGAAAATTTAGATCCTAATAAAACTTACTTCATTGAATCAGATATTTATGAATGGACTCATCCAACAGATGAACTCCTCACAAACATTATTGATGATTACAATAACAGTAATTTTTCTACTTTTGAAAGTATTCATACTGCTCTAATTAAAGCTATTTTAAAACGCCGTCAACTAGAAAATAAAATAGACTATCAAAGCTTGCCTAAAAATGTTCGAGCAGAAGAATTTAAAGATATTCCATGGGTTCAGACTGAAGAAGAGCTTATTGAACGTTTAAAACGCATACGAGCTTTACAAATTGAAACTGCAGCAAAATTAAACGATCATATGAAGGAAAATGCTCTTCAAAGAATCGGCAAACGACAAGCAAAATACGAAGAAGAGGCATTAAATCCAAAAGAACAAGAAAAGCAACCTTTAATCTTATCTAACGTTTTAAAAGCCACAGCATCTGCTTTAGACGCCCATACAGCTTATTTTACACCTGGTGAGGCTGCACAATTTATGATTAATGTTCAACAGCGTTTATTCGGAATTGGCGCTCAATTGCGTGATGACATTAATGGATTTACTGTAATAAAAATTATTGAGGGTGGCCCCGCAGCCTTAGGTAAAGAACTTAAATTAAAAGATCGCATTGTTGCAGTCAATGGGGAACCTGTTGTCGGAATGGATATTACAGACGCAGTTGATTTAATTCGAGGGGAAGAACATACTCCCGTTATTTTGACAGTCATTCGAGAAACGACAAGTACTGCCGGTGAAAAAACTGAAGAAAAATTGGATGTGACTATTTTAAGAGGAGAGGTTATTTTAAAAGAAAGTCGTTTCAAAAGTTCTTACGAACCTTATGGAAATGGGATAATCGGTTATTTAAAATTATACTCTTTCTATCAGGATCGAGATAGTTCATCCGCAACAGATTTGGAAGAAGAAATTAACAAACTTAAAAAGAATCAAAACATGTTTGGTCTTATCCTTGATTTAAGGTATAATTCAGGAGGCCTTTTATCTCAAGCTGTTGCCGTAACAAGTTTATTTATTACTAAAGGGATTGTAGTCTCCATTAAAGATGAAAACGGGAAAATTCAACATTTAAGAGACTTAGATGGAACATCAACTTGGGATGGCCCACTCATTATTTTGGTGAATCGCATGAGTGCTTCAGCCTCAGAAATTGTGGCGCAAACACTACAAGACTACGGTAGAGCAATCATTGTTGGAGATGACCATACATATGGAAAGGGATCGTATCAAACATTCACTTTGACAACAACCGAACACGAACAAGTCAATCCCCAAGGGGAATATAAAGTCACAAGAGGGCGTTATTATACCGTTTCTGGTAAAACCCCCCAATTATCAGGTGTATTATCTGACATTCCTATACCAGGTGTATTATCAGAGTCAGAAATTGGAGAGAAGTACACCAAATATCCTCTTGAAAACGATCACATCAAAGCAAATTTTGATGATGATCTTTCGGATGTTCCCTTTTTACAGCGAGATAAAATTCGTAAGTTGTATAAATTTGGTCTTCAAGAGAAGTTAGACACTTATCATCCATATTTTGAAGTATTAAAAAAGAATTCTTCCAAACGCTTAGAAAATGACCCTAATTATCAAAATATGCTTAAAGAAATAAGAAAGAAGGAAAATAGTGATATAGAAAGCATGGAAGACTTTGGTCAAAATGATTTACAATTAGAAGAAGCTTATAAAATCATGAAAGACTTATTAATTATGATGCAAGAAAAAGGAATTCCTCTTATTTCTTCAAAATTATAG
- the rlmD gene encoding 23S rRNA (uracil(1939)-C(5))-methyltransferase RlmD, translated as MTHLLTIHTQVEGEITALAFGGAGILRYHGFVIFVPFTAPGDQIICRIIEIKKSFAVAELVKLKQPSSLRVQPPCPYFGKCGGCQLQHLNEQTQLNYKLTAITDTLKRIGHLKVPSVEMNTAQLNWAYRRHITLHLKSFNQSFQAGYIATDHFSLISIDTCPIFNNLHDPIISILQKFISTLPNPNQQDGRLTLLKNQNSQYILSFQFCSLNELNRILFQEALEKYPIFSGILVTSPKKQWIIGNPYSEQKIENLIFRFTPQAFIQNHPEQSLYIYKKICSLTIQLKSKKILDLYCGFGITSLLLASQGHFVTGIEYNSDAIRFAKENSKLNHLPHVEFLEGDVEKILPICLKSQKCVDLVIVNPPRIGLSKSVIKILMSALPEDMIYISCMPSTLARDLSILCEDLYEIHECTAYDMFPQTSHVETLVHLKKV; from the coding sequence ATGACCCATCTATTGACTATTCATACTCAAGTTGAGGGAGAAATTACAGCGCTTGCTTTTGGAGGTGCAGGAATTTTAAGATATCATGGATTTGTAATTTTTGTTCCTTTTACTGCTCCTGGCGATCAAATTATTTGTCGTATCATCGAAATAAAAAAATCTTTTGCAGTAGCAGAACTTGTCAAACTCAAACAACCTAGCTCTTTAAGAGTTCAGCCCCCTTGTCCATATTTTGGGAAGTGTGGAGGTTGCCAACTTCAGCATTTAAACGAACAAACACAATTAAACTATAAACTTACTGCCATCACTGACACTCTTAAACGAATTGGTCATCTTAAAGTACCTTCTGTTGAAATGAATACTGCTCAATTGAATTGGGCTTACAGGCGACATATTACCCTTCATTTAAAATCCTTTAATCAAAGTTTTCAAGCAGGTTATATAGCAACAGATCATTTTTCTCTTATTTCAATCGATACATGTCCTATTTTTAATAACCTTCATGACCCTATCATTAGCATATTACAAAAATTTATTAGTACTTTGCCTAATCCCAATCAGCAAGATGGCCGATTGACATTGTTAAAAAACCAAAATTCTCAATATATTTTATCATTTCAATTTTGTTCATTGAATGAACTTAATCGAATTCTGTTTCAAGAGGCTTTAGAAAAATATCCTATTTTTTCGGGTATTCTAGTAACTTCTCCCAAGAAACAGTGGATAATAGGTAACCCCTACTCTGAACAAAAAATTGAAAATTTAATTTTTCGGTTTACTCCTCAAGCCTTCATACAAAATCATCCTGAACAAAGCCTTTATATTTATAAAAAAATTTGTTCGTTAACGATACAACTAAAATCAAAAAAAATTTTAGATCTTTACTGTGGGTTTGGAATTACCTCTTTACTCCTTGCTAGTCAAGGACATTTCGTAACTGGCATTGAATATAATTCTGACGCCATTCGATTTGCGAAAGAAAATAGCAAGTTGAACCATTTGCCTCATGTCGAATTTCTCGAAGGAGATGTAGAAAAAATTTTACCTATTTGTTTAAAGTCTCAAAAATGTGTAGATTTAGTTATTGTCAATCCTCCAAGAATTGGCTTATCTAAATCAGTAATCAAAATATTAATGAGTGCCTTACCTGAAGACATGATTTACATCTCTTGTATGCCCTCTACTTTAGCTCGTGATTTGTCTATTTTGTGCGAAGATTTATATGAAATTCACGAGTGTACTGCGTATGATATGTTTCCACAAACTAGCCATGTCGAAACACTTGTTCATCTTAAAAAAGTATAA
- the recJ gene encoding single-stranded-DNA-specific exonuclease RecJ → MHFTTNVQEDPIWVYPPMDEALKESIVKEFKLHPVIAQILVSRGFTSFQQIHDYLYAKLPELHDPFLMAEMPQAVERVCRAIRDHENILIYGDNDVDGMTGTTLLTEFLQDLGANVFFYVSNRGALRQSLIVEALEYALINNCKLLITVDCGITAAVEIAKVAAQNVDVIITDHHEPTDKIPHCVATLNPKLVNNPYPNRDLTGVGVAFKLAHGITNQLTSEGKIPPSKIDLKKYLDLVALGTISDMGSLLDTENRILVRYGLRQLRKGKRMGLAKLFSICDVDLNDLNTFTIASKIAPRLNSLGRIADPRKGVQMLLVKNADLAEKMALELDLNNIERQKIERTMSSDVDSTIQQIPAILSNKAIVMVSDKWHPGVIAILSTRISKQYNRPTVMIAIDKGIGKGSIRSIREFPLLPTLKECSDILINFGGHDFAAGLTIKEEHVEQFKNHFIASANKKLADTDVMSKLYLDAEIKFSELTFDFIESARLLEPYGNENPQPILYCDAWQTWPPKIVGKTHLKLYLEQGDRVLEGVALGKATYSQQLRKKNLKLRIAFTPQINKSSIQLLIRDFKVLEEVPTTFTELEPTQYQNL, encoded by the coding sequence ATGCATTTCACAACAAATGTCCAAGAGGATCCAATATGGGTTTATCCCCCAATGGACGAAGCATTAAAAGAAAGCATTGTTAAAGAATTTAAACTTCACCCTGTTATAGCACAAATTTTGGTTTCCAGAGGATTTACTTCTTTTCAACAAATTCACGATTATTTATATGCTAAATTACCAGAATTGCACGATCCTTTTTTAATGGCAGAAATGCCTCAAGCGGTTGAACGAGTTTGTCGTGCTATCCGTGATCATGAAAACATTCTTATCTATGGCGATAATGATGTTGATGGAATGACTGGAACTACTTTGTTGACCGAATTTCTACAAGATTTAGGCGCAAATGTTTTCTTCTATGTATCCAATAGAGGAGCGCTTCGACAAAGTTTAATCGTCGAAGCTTTAGAATATGCTCTCATTAATAATTGCAAATTACTTATTACTGTAGATTGCGGTATCACCGCTGCTGTGGAAATAGCTAAAGTAGCTGCACAAAACGTCGATGTGATTATCACTGATCACCACGAACCGACAGATAAAATTCCTCATTGTGTAGCGACTCTAAACCCAAAACTTGTTAACAACCCTTATCCGAATCGAGATTTAACAGGAGTTGGCGTCGCTTTTAAACTAGCTCACGGAATCACTAATCAACTGACATCTGAAGGAAAAATTCCTCCTTCTAAGATTGATTTGAAAAAATATTTAGACTTGGTAGCATTAGGAACTATCTCTGATATGGGTTCATTGCTTGACACAGAAAATAGAATCTTAGTTCGCTATGGTCTTCGTCAGTTGCGTAAAGGCAAACGAATGGGTCTAGCAAAACTTTTTTCTATTTGTGATGTCGATCTCAATGATTTAAATACATTTACCATAGCCTCAAAAATTGCACCTCGTTTAAACAGTTTAGGACGTATTGCTGACCCTCGTAAAGGTGTCCAAATGTTACTTGTAAAAAATGCTGATTTAGCAGAAAAGATGGCATTAGAGCTAGACCTTAATAATATCGAAAGGCAAAAAATTGAAAGAACAATGTCTTCCGATGTAGATAGTACTATCCAACAAATACCTGCTATTTTATCTAACAAAGCAATTGTAATGGTTTCTGATAAATGGCATCCAGGTGTCATTGCCATACTATCGACACGAATTTCAAAACAATACAACAGACCGACTGTGATGATTGCTATCGATAAAGGAATTGGAAAAGGTTCTATTCGCTCTATCCGCGAATTCCCCCTTCTACCAACTTTAAAAGAATGTTCAGATATTTTGATCAATTTCGGTGGACATGATTTCGCTGCAGGATTAACTATTAAAGAAGAGCATGTTGAACAATTTAAAAATCATTTTATTGCTTCGGCTAATAAAAAGCTTGCTGATACAGATGTTATGAGTAAACTTTATCTTGATGCAGAAATTAAATTTAGTGAACTAACTTTTGATTTTATTGAATCAGCAAGGCTGTTAGAGCCATATGGAAATGAAAATCCTCAACCCATTTTGTATTGCGACGCTTGGCAGACCTGGCCCCCAAAGATTGTTGGTAAAACGCATTTGAAGCTTTATTTAGAACAAGGAGATAGAGTTCTGGAAGGTGTTGCACTTGGAAAAGCAACTTATAGCCAACAACTAAGGAAAAAGAATTTAAAACTGCGCATTGCTTTTACCCCTCAAATTAACAAATCCAGTATTCAATTACTCATTCGTGATTTCAAAGTTTTAGAAGAAGTGCCTACCACTTTTACTGAATTGGAACCCACTCAATATCAAAATTTATGA